The window AGACTTATTGTCATTACTTGATTTTTTACTGGTCTTTAATGATTCAGATTCCTTATCTTCAATATCTTCCGTTTTTTTATCCCGATTAGAAGGTTGTGAGTTTTGATAATTTAAGGCAAATTCTTCCCTTTCCCTTTGACGTCTTTCGGCCCTTTCCTTTTCCATTTGTTTAATGAACTTTTTAGGAATTTTTTTCTTTCTAAACCTTTTAATCTCATTATCCTCAAGTTCTAGATAGGATGAAATTTCATATGCCGTTCTATCATCCTGAAACATGATTTCAAAATATGGAAACATGGAATATGCCACTTCCATGGAAACATGCATCTTCTCAGACATCTTAATGGCAATATTGTCTCTTAAATTTCTTTTTCCCCTATATCTACCCATTTTTGCAAATGATTGGGGACTTTGAATCTTTGTAAATTTCTTATATCTTTCATCCTTAGATAATGCTACTCCAAGGCCCATAAACTGAGTGGCATATTTCCAGTAGCCATAGTTTCTGGATTGCCTTGCACGTCCGAAGTATAAATCGGCCTCGGAAATAAAGTCATAAGCCTTTTTAATTTCCTCAGGTTTTTTATATTCCCTTGGAATATTTTCAGCTATAAACTCCATTACCAATGTTGGATCCTCATCCACATACATATCCTGTTGGATATGATTAATGTTTTTACTTTTAAGAACCCTAGTTACTGCATTAATCAAGTTGGACTTGTCGTTTTTCTGTGAAACATTATCCAAATCCTCCATTGTTAGGGATTTACTTTCCTCACATAATGCCTGTAATGTGTTTATTGCTGAACGCATATCTCCGTTTGCCCTTTTAGACAACTCTTTTAAAGCATTAGAATCCGCATCAATTCCCTCATTCTTACAGATCTTTCTGAGACCTACGTTTATAGATGTGCTTCTTACTTTACCCATTTTTATAACATGGGTTTTCTTTTTGATTGTTGTAAGTCTTTTGGAATAGAAATCGTTAGCCATCATAATCATTGGATGTTTGGTATTTTCAATGATTTTATTAATGGCCCTTGAACCGCCACGGTCCTGATTACCTGTAATACCGTCTACTTCATCAAGAATAATTAATTTAGGATTATTGGAAAATAATGACTTTGTAGTAGTGGATTCTCCAATGGTATTCATTAAAATATCATATGAACGTTTATCACTTGCATTCAATTCAATATATTCACTGAATTCACGAGCAATAACCTGTGCAAATGTTGTTTTTCCAACACCTGGAGGACCTACAAGTAGTAAGCTTGGTTGTGGATTTCCTTCTTTCCATGCCTCAACCCATTCTTGGATTTCCTTTTTTTGTTTACCGTTACCTATAATCTCTTTAAAGGTTTGAGGTCTGTATTTATCTGTCCATTGCATATTTTTCCCTTTATATAAAGAATATTATAAAAATTTAGCAAGTAATGATTCTAGTTGAATTCTTGGATTAGCACCTTCACGTATTCTAAAATCAGTATCTGCTATGTATTCTACAAGCCCAATATAAACTTCACTGTCCATAATACCTTCAGTTGCTCTTCTTGTAACCTCCTGGTATATTTGAGTAATCATATCTTCCCCACTTGTACCATGTAAAATCATGGAATCTCTTAAAATGTCTCTAGCATTCATAAAGTCTCCAGCTAAAGCAGCAGTAATCATGTTTGATATATCTTCAGGTTTTGATTTGGAAATTACATCATATACAGAATCTTCAGTAATTTCCTCACCTTCGGTAGCAGCGGATTGTAATATATTAACTGATTTACGCATATCCCCTTCTGCAAAGTAAACGATTGTTTCAATACCCTTATCAGTATAATTAAAACCTTCCTCATCACAGATATATTTTAATCTTTTGGTAATAGCTTCTCCTTTAATAGGTGCAAATCTAAAGATAGCACATCTTGATTGAATAGGGTCTATAATTCTTGACGGATAATTACATGATAAAATAAAT of the Methanobrevibacter boviskoreani JH1 genome contains:
- a CDS encoding replication factor C small subunit translates to MMGPWVEKYRPQTLDDVVGQDQIVKRLKKYTSEKSMPNLMFSGPAGVGKTTTALALAKAVLGEYWKQNFLELNASDARGIDTVRNNIKNFCRLKPVGAPFRIIFLDEVDNMTKDAQHALRREMEMYTKTASFILSCNYPSRIIDPIQSRCAIFRFAPIKGEAITKRLKYICDEEGFNYTDKGIETIVYFAEGDMRKSVNILQSAATEGEEITEDSVYDVISKSKPEDISNMITAALAGDFMNARDILRDSMILHGTSGEDMITQIYQEVTRRATEGIMDSEVYIGLVEYIADTDFRIREGANPRIQLESLLAKFL